From one Eleginops maclovinus isolate JMC-PN-2008 ecotype Puerto Natales chromosome 7, JC_Emac_rtc_rv5, whole genome shotgun sequence genomic stretch:
- the trim45 gene encoding E3 ubiquitin-protein ligase TRIM45 has protein sequence MSQSEQTENPEQQTLHSEHAQSGVLVNPNAVCNVCKRLYRDPKILPCLHTFCSDCIAQLEPFSVSSRSVENPEGDAAERQEQAAVTVTVLCPDCDSEVDLPPSGPAGLSTDHLALDEVFLEILVADGPLGCDLCGEGGAESRCEVCCVNLCEFCCQAHRRQKRTASHSVQSLQDLKSHGALCRPVLCCLHPGQELRLFCQPCDLPVCLECAATLHRDHRCCPTQNVIDRHGDSIRELVTVRLRPRMERLKDSLQKVEVSQEALQERVDATANKVRVFARAYASAVEAHCLSLLHRLEEIRVQRRNQLHLQKAQLQQALLDVGGSVEFAERLLSCGSDAEILSAKGVTLRRLTSLAESSFDPPPASVAPDDYSGISFMSREPAGEVEGYPVVGVINTKTVDLSKCTIEGEGLQRGTEGEQGLFTLVCRDSAGEQLARGGEHVLVSIVHKEKKHCTLESTVVDNSDGSYGVSYTPEETGAYSVWVCVKAQHVKGSPFPLNVKRKFRRHVGTFHCCSFCSSGGSKEALCGCAGTMPGGFKGCGHGHKGHPGKPHWSCCSSTVERSECLPQSVMAAVSPRGHLRTVEL, from the exons ATGTCTCAGTCCGAGCAGACAGAAAACCCGGAGCAGCAAACATTACACTCGGAGCATGCACAAAGCGGAGTCCTGGTGAACCCTAACGCGGTTTGTAACGTGTGTAAACGCTTGTACCGGGACCCTAAAATCCTCCCGTGTCTGCACACCTTCTGCTCGGACTGTATCGCTCAGTTGGAACCGTTCTCGGTTTCTTCGCGCAGCGTGGAAAATCCCGAAGGCGACGCGGCGGAGCGGCAGGAGCAAGCCGCCGTCACTGTCACGGTTCTTTGCCCTGACTGCGACTCCGAGGTGGATCTCCCTCCGTCGGGACCGGCCGGGCTGAGCACCGACCATTTGGCTCTGGACGAAGTGTTCCTGGAAATCCTGGTGGCGGACGGCCCGCTGGGGTGCGATCTGTGCGGCGAAGGAGGCGCGGAGAGCCGCTGCGAAGTCTGCTGCGTCAACCTGTGCGAGTTCTGCTGCCAGGCGCACAG GCGTCAGAAGCGGACGGCGTCTCACTCCGTTCAGAGTCTGCAGGATCTGAAGTCTCACGGTGCTCTGTGCCGCCCCGTCCTCTGCTGCCTGCACCCGGGTCAGGAGCTGCGTCTCTTCTGTCAGCCCTGCGACCTTCCCGTCTGTCTGGAGTGTGCCGCCACACTGCACCGAGACCACCGCTGCTGCCCCACTCAAAATGTGATCGATCGCCATGGAGACAGCATCCGAGAGCTGGTCACTGTGCGCCTGCGACCTCGCATGGAGCGCCTGAAGGACTCCCTGCAGAAG GTGGAAGTTTCCCAGGAGGCTTTGCAGGAACGGGTCGATGCAACAGCTAACAAGGTGAGGGTGTTTGCTCGAGCTTACGCCAGCGCTGTGGAGGCTcactgcctctctctgctgcaccGCCTGGAGGAGATCCGTGTCCAACGCAG GAACCAGCTCCACCTGCAGAAGGCGCAGCTGCAGCAGGCTCTGTTGGACGTCGGTGGCAGTGTGGAGTTTGCGGAGAGATTGCTGAGCTGTGGATCAGACGCTGAGATCCTCAGCGCTAAAGGGGTGACTCTGAGGAGATTGACCAGCCTGGCGGAGAGCAGCTTCGACCCCCCGCCAGCATCCGTCGCCCCCGATGACTACAGCGGCATCAGCTTCATGTCCCGGGAGCCGGCCGGGGAGGTGGAGGGCTACCCGGTGGTCGGGGTGATCAACACCAAGACGGTGGACCTCAGCAAGTGCACCATTGAGGGGGAAG GCCTGCAGAGGGGCACTGAGGGGGAACAGGGACTCTTCACTCTGGTGTGCAGAGACTCGGCGGGGGAGCAGCTGGCTCGAGGAGGAGAGCATGTCCTGGTCAGCATCGTTcacaaggagaaaaaacactG CACACTGGAGAGCACGGTGGTTGACAACAGCGACGGATCCTACGGTGTTTCATACACACCTGAAGAGACAGGAGCCTACTcggtgtgggtgtgtgtcaaaGCTCAACATGTCAAG GGCTCTCCTTTCCCCCTGAATGTGAAGAGGAAGTTCAGGCGTCACGTCGGGACCTTTCACTGCTGCTCGTTCTGCTCCAGTGGAGGCTCCAAAGAGGCTCTCTGTGGCTGTGCAGGAACCATGCCAG gaggatTTAAAGGCTGCGGTCACGGTCATAAAGGACACCCCGGGAAGCCTCACTGGTCTTGTTGCAGCAGCACCGTGGAGCGGTCGGAGTGTTTGCCTCAGAGCGTCATGGCTGCGGTTTCCCCCCGCGGACACCTGCGCACCGTGGAGCTCTGA
- the vtcn1 gene encoding V-set domain-containing T-cell activation inhibitor 1 codes for MASLGQIIFYSMVTLIVLFAAVIILILALALTVGSTEVFSSNKMAIANLGEDVLLSCYLNTDSQDTRLKGVSVTWQKTGLTGLVYQYENGAPKLSDQNAQFKRRTQLFPDALISGNASLLLRGVSRSDAGEYSCSISSSAGGGKVSVNLRTGAFSAPTFKFSNDILTAEASRWLPKPNVTWSHNDGEFLSGITNFIENSGGIFSLVSTLQPVNVSQPYTCRIQNDLVTAVSTATATGSDVSRNTYFVYSAASTPLALTCLNVMTTVLYVYYLT; via the exons ATGGCTTCGCTGGGGCAGATCATCTTTTACAG CATGGTTACCCTCATCGTCTTATTCGCGGCTGTCATCATCCTCATCTTAGCCCTGGCCTTGACAG TGGGGTCAACAGAGGTGTTTAGTAGCAACAAGATGGCCATCGCTAACCTCGGGGAGGATGTACTGCTCAGCTGCTATCTGAACACAGACAGTCAGGACACCCGGCTGAAAGGTGTGTCGGTGACCTGGCAGAAGACGGGGCTGACGGGACTTGTGTACCAGTATGAGAACGGAGCTCCAAAACTCAGTGACCAGAACGCCCAGTTTAAAAGGAGAACTCAACTCTTCCCGGATGCTTTGATCTCGGGGAACGCCTCCCTGCTGCTGAGGGGGGTGAGTCGCAGTGACGCGGGGGAGTACTCCTGCAGCATCAGCTCCTCTGCGGGAGGCGGGAAGGTCTCCGTCAACCTGAGAACCGGAG CCTTTTCAGCCCCCACCTTTAAATTCTCAAACGACATCCTGACTGCTGAGGCGAGCAGGTGGCTCCCTAAACCCAACGTGACTTGGTCTCACAATGACGGGGAGTTCCTGAGTGGAATCACAAACTTCATAGAAAACTCTGGAGGGATTTTCAGCTTAGTCAGCACGCTGCAGCCGGTCAACGTCAGCCAGCCCTACACCTGCAGGATCCAGAACGACCTGGTGACTGCCGTCTCCACTGCGACTGCTACAG GTTCTGATGTTTCAAGGAACACTTACTTCGTCTACAGCGCTGCATCAACCCCATTGGCTTTAACTTGTCTGAACGTTATGACCACTGTCCTCTACGTGTATTATctcacctaa
- the LOC134867429 gene encoding uncharacterized protein LOC134867429 isoform X2 — MSGHLFPQNLWDLITKAFSTFMVIVVFLTLQYILDMDFECSCSHTTVIHSNDVLYMMAPPVILTWAVYMIESLQQREFVRRGQIFVCSKYCRSFVSLLYRYVSLNVLWGASVLVNGDWYFCLMTNINESQVGIPCKEKLDDVERLLKAHYKSHSMEIGYYVIGGLILFWSVVELIACCCGKNKMNYCPGFRKFNTPFYKMVYKVSLEEEVRRYLQMELKNIAIQRAKALCEPALVNIRNEEIKSNRTSDKKEIQENALKAWWKISDFHFVFTELEQSLSDQETQISNQEHSSGGTNSADSSNQEHSSGGTNSADSKNQEHSSGGTELADSSNQEHSSGGTELADSSNQEHSSGGTELVDSSNQEHSSGGTELVDSSNQEHSSGGTNSADSKNQEHSSGGTNSADSSNQEPLPGSTELADSSNQEPLPGSMELVDQTP, encoded by the exons ATGTCTGGTCATCTTTTTCCTCAGAACCTTTGGGATCTGATAACTAAAGCTTTCAGTACTTTCATGGTCATAGTTGTCTTTTTGACCCTGCAGTACATACTAGACATGGATTTTGAATGCTCATGCAGCCACACTACAGTTATCCATAGTAACGATGTACTGTACATGATGGCGCCTCCTGTGATCCTCACCTGGGCTGTCTACATGATTGAGTCTCTCCAACAAAGGGAGTTTGTTCGACGAGGGCAAATCTTTGTTTGCAGCAAGTACTGCAGATCTTTTGTTAGCCTGCTGTATAGATACGTCAGTCTGAACGTTTTATGGGGAGCTTCTGTTCTAGTTAATGGAGATTGGTACTTTTGCCTGATGACAAACATCAATGAATCTCAGGTTGGAATTCCTTGCAAAGAAAAGCTTGACGATGTCGAGAGACTCCTTAAAGCCCACTATAAGTCACATTCTATG GAAATTGGCTATTATGTAATTGGTGGTCTGATTCTTTTTTGGAGTGTTGTTGAATTGATTGCATGCTGTTGtggaaaaaacaagatgaactACTGCCCTGGCTTCAGGAAGTTTAACACGCCTTTCTACAAAATGGTTTATAAAGTTAGCCTGGAAGAGGAAGTAAGAAGGTATTTGCAGATGGAGCTAAAAAATATAGCAATACAAAGAGCAAAAGCACTCTGTGAACCCGCACTTGTCAATATTAGGAATGAAGAGATTAAATCTAATAGAACAAGTGATAAAAAAGAGATCCAGGAAAATGCTTTAAAAGCCTGGTGGAAGATATCAGACTTCCATTTCGTCTTCACTGAACTTGAACAATCGCTTTCAGATCAAGAAACACAGATCTCAAACCAGGAACATTCATCAGGAG GCACTAACTCGGCTGACTCCTCAAACCAGGAACATTCATCAGGAGGCACTAACTCGGCTGACTCCAAAAACCAGGAACATTCATCAGGAGGCACGGAGTTGGCTGACTCCTCAAACCAGGAACATTCATCAGGAGGCACGGAGTTGGCTGACTCCTCAAACCAGGAACATTCATCAGGAGGCACGGAGTTGGTTGACTCCTCAAACCAGGAACATTCATCAGGAGGCACGGAGTTGGTTGACTCCTCAAACCAGGAACATTCATCAGGAGGCACTAACTCGGCTGACTCCAAAAACCAGGAACATTCATCAGGAGGCACTAACTCGGCTGACTCCTCAAACCAGGAACCATTACCAGGAAGCACGGAGTTGGCTGACTCCTCAAACCAGGAACCATTACCAGGAAGCATGGAGTTGGTTGATCAAACACCTTGA
- the LOC134867432 gene encoding CD209 antigen-like protein E isoform X1: MEETVKHLTPRSSSKPEGPWSSERFPRAAVLGLKLLNVFVLAVVIGLTVYCHYLIAGLADLSSVKANLTERLQACDQQLSSVSEERDRLKASLTEKTKEVDRLQRLSNQKKTCPAGWMILNSSCYLLSKVVGPWENGKQDCRERGADLVVIDSAAEQIFMAGFTKTYVWIGLSDREEEGTWKWVDGSPLNVTNWDNNQPDNGAGYYGEEDCAHISSYTNSWNDLSCNTSLPWICEKEAMKNL; this comes from the exons ATGGAGGAAACTGTAAAACATCTAACCCCAAGATCATCGAGTAAACCAGAAG GTCCATGGAGTTCAGAGAGATTTCCCCGAGCTGCTGTTCTCGGtctgaagctgctgaatgttTTCGTGCTGGCTGTTGTCATCGGACTCACGGTCTACT GCCATTACTTAATAGCTGGTTTAGCTGATCTCTCCAGTGTCAAAGCAAACCTGACTGAGCGTCTCCAGGCCTGCGATCAGCAGCTGTCCTCCGTGTCTGAAGAGAGAGACCGACTGAAGGCCAGCCTCACTGAAAAGACCAAAGAGGTGGACAGGCTTCAGAGATTGTCCAATCAGA AGAAAACATGTCCTGCTGGATGGATGATTTTGAATTCTTCCTGTTACCTCCTCTCCAAAGTGGTAGGCCCCTGGGAGAACGGCAAACaggactgcagagagagaggagcagaccTGGTGGTCATAGACAGTGCTGcagaacag atatttatggcTGGGTTTACCAAGACATATGTATGGATTGGTCTGAGtgacagagaagaggaggggaccTGGAAATGGGTGGATGGATCTCCACTGAATGTGAC GAACTGGGATAACAATCAGCCTGATAATGGAGCAGGATATTATGGTGAAGAGGACTGTGCACATATCAGTTCTTATACCAATAGTTGGAACGACCTGTCCTGTAATACCTCTCTGCCTTGGATTTGTGAGAAAGAAGCGATGAAGAACCTTTGA
- the LOC134867414 gene encoding uncharacterized protein LOC134867414: MEEIYANVESVKPLNSRSSAKPEGPRSSERFLQAAVLCLGLLSLFLLAGLIGLAVRYHNSVGGAAADLSSVKANLTERLQASDQQLSSVSEERDRLNASLTEKTKEVARLQSSNKTCPAGWRKFSCVCYLISTERASWERSRQNCRASGADLVIVDSYKEQEFITSMIKEQTWIGLNDIGQEGTWKWVDGTPLTQKYWGLPPDNGSGDPVWGEEDCASLVNGRETSKNWNDLSCTSPLQWICEKIIDVIAFQKFFCVSSLVFSLCSDLRRSGRRFLRAAVIGLGLLSVFLLAGLIGLAVCYHDSRFSCPTEERDRLNASLIEMKRFCPAGWRMFSSTCYHLSKATGSWEKGREECRDTGADLVVIDSAEEQTFLSNFTGGETTAWIGLTDKVEEKTWLWINGAPLSIQYWRSIQPDNGGGYKELGEEDCAHIITGGQNLKNWNDLSCKTSLQWICEKVLPSVA, encoded by the exons ATGGAGGAAATCTATGCCAACGTTGAAAGTGTCAAACCCCTAAACTCAAGGTCATCTGCAAAACCAGAAG GTCCCAGGAGTTCAGAGAGATTTCTCCAAGCTGCTGTTCTCTGTCTGGGGCTGCTGAGTCTTTTCCTGCTGGCTGGACTCATCGGCCTCGCTGTCCGCT ACCATAACTCAGTAGGCGGTGCAGCTGCAGATCTCTCCAGTGTCAAAGCAAACCTGACTGAGCGTCTCCAGGCCAGCGATCAGCAGCTGTCCTCCGTGTCTGAAGAGAGAGACCGACTGAATGCCAGCCTCACTGAAAAGACCAAAGAGGTGGCCAGGCTTCAGAGTTCGA ATAAAACGTGTCCTGCAGGATGGAGGAAGTTCAGTTGTGTCTGTTATCTCATCTCTACTGAGCGTGCTTCTTGGGAACGAAGCAGACAGAACTGCAGAGCCAGCGGAGCAGATCTGGTGATCGTAGACAGTTATAAGGAACAG GAATTCATCACTAGCATGATCAAAGAACAAACTTGGATTGGTTTGAATGACATAGGCCAAGAGGGGACCTGGAAATGGGTTGATGGAACTCCACTGACTCAGAA GTACTGGGGATTGCCACCTGATAATGGAAGTGGAGATCCAGTGTGGGGTGAAGAGGACTGTGCAAGTCTTGTAAATGGGAGGGAAACCAGCAAAAACTGGAATGATCTGAGCTGTACTAGCCCTCTGCAATGGATCTGTGAAAAAAT AATAGATGTTATCGCCTTTCAAAAGTTCTTTTGTGTGTCTTCACtggttttctctctgtgttcagaTCTCAGGAGATCAGGGAGGAGATTTCTTCGAGCTGCTGTTATCGGTCTGGGGCTGCTGAGTGTTTTCCTGCTGGCTGGACTCATCGGCCTCGCTGTCTGCT ACCATGACTCTCGGTTTTCCTGCCCGACTGAAGAGAGAGACCGGCTGAATGCGAGCCTCATTGAAATGA AGAGATTTTGTCCTGCAGGATGGAGGATGTTCAGTTCCACCTGTTATCACCTTTCTAAAGCGACTGGATCCTGGGAAAAAGGCAGAGAGGAGTGCAGGGACACAGGAGCAGACCTGGTGGTCATAGATAGCGCTGAAGAACAG ACGTTCCTCTCTAACTTCACTGGGGGAGAAACTACGGCTTGGATCGGTTTGACTGACAAAGTTGAGGAGAAGACCTGGCTGTGGATAAATGGAGCTCCACTCTCTATACA GTACTGGCGGTCGATTCAGCCTGACAACGGTGGAGGGTATAAAGAGCTTGGGGAAGAGGACTGTGCCCATATCATAACTGGAGGGCAGAATTTAAAGAACTGGAATGATTTGTCTTGTAAAACAAGTCTGCAATGGATCTGTGAGAAGGTCTTACCATCTGTTGCATAA
- the LOC134867429 gene encoding uncharacterized protein LOC134867429 isoform X3 — protein MSGHLFPQNLWDLITKAFSTFMVIVVFLTLQYILDMDFECSCSHTTVIHSNDVLYMMAPPVILTWAVYMIESLQQREFVRRGQIFVCSKYCRSFVSLLYRYVSLNVLWGASVLVNGDWYFCLMTNINESQVGIPCKEKLDDVERLLKAHYKSHSMEIGYYVIGGLILFWSVVELIACCCGKNKMNYCPGFRKFNTPFYKMVYKVSLEEEVRRYLQMELKNIAIQRAKALCEPALVNIRNEEIKSNRTSDKKEIQENALKAWWKISDFHFVFTELEQSLSDQETQISNQEHSSGGTNSADSKNQEHSSGGTELADSSNQEHSSGGTELADSSNQEHSSGGTELVDSSNQEHSSGGTELVDSSNQEHSSGGTNSADSKNQEHSSGGTNSADSSNQEPLPGSTELADSSNQEPLPGSMELVDQTP, from the exons ATGTCTGGTCATCTTTTTCCTCAGAACCTTTGGGATCTGATAACTAAAGCTTTCAGTACTTTCATGGTCATAGTTGTCTTTTTGACCCTGCAGTACATACTAGACATGGATTTTGAATGCTCATGCAGCCACACTACAGTTATCCATAGTAACGATGTACTGTACATGATGGCGCCTCCTGTGATCCTCACCTGGGCTGTCTACATGATTGAGTCTCTCCAACAAAGGGAGTTTGTTCGACGAGGGCAAATCTTTGTTTGCAGCAAGTACTGCAGATCTTTTGTTAGCCTGCTGTATAGATACGTCAGTCTGAACGTTTTATGGGGAGCTTCTGTTCTAGTTAATGGAGATTGGTACTTTTGCCTGATGACAAACATCAATGAATCTCAGGTTGGAATTCCTTGCAAAGAAAAGCTTGACGATGTCGAGAGACTCCTTAAAGCCCACTATAAGTCACATTCTATG GAAATTGGCTATTATGTAATTGGTGGTCTGATTCTTTTTTGGAGTGTTGTTGAATTGATTGCATGCTGTTGtggaaaaaacaagatgaactACTGCCCTGGCTTCAGGAAGTTTAACACGCCTTTCTACAAAATGGTTTATAAAGTTAGCCTGGAAGAGGAAGTAAGAAGGTATTTGCAGATGGAGCTAAAAAATATAGCAATACAAAGAGCAAAAGCACTCTGTGAACCCGCACTTGTCAATATTAGGAATGAAGAGATTAAATCTAATAGAACAAGTGATAAAAAAGAGATCCAGGAAAATGCTTTAAAAGCCTGGTGGAAGATATCAGACTTCCATTTCGTCTTCACTGAACTTGAACAATCGCTTTCAGATCAAGAAACACAGATCTCAAACCAGGAACATTCATCAGGAG GCACTAACTCGGCTGACTCCAAAAACCAGGAACATTCATCAGGAGGCACGGAGTTGGCTGACTCCTCAAACCAGGAACATTCATCAGGAGGCACGGAGTTGGCTGACTCCTCAAACCAGGAACATTCATCAGGAGGCACGGAGTTGGTTGACTCCTCAAACCAGGAACATTCATCAGGAGGCACGGAGTTGGTTGACTCCTCAAACCAGGAACATTCATCAGGAGGCACTAACTCGGCTGACTCCAAAAACCAGGAACATTCATCAGGAGGCACTAACTCGGCTGACTCCTCAAACCAGGAACCATTACCAGGAAGCACGGAGTTGGCTGACTCCTCAAACCAGGAACCATTACCAGGAAGCATGGAGTTGGTTGATCAAACACCTTGA
- the LOC134867432 gene encoding CD209 antigen-like isoform X2: protein MEETVKHLTPRSSSKPEGPWSSERFPRAAVLGLKLLNVFVLAVVIGLTVYCHYLIAGLADLSSVKANLTERLQACDQQLSSVSEERDRLKASLTEKTKEVDRLQRLSNQMVGPWENGKQDCRERGADLVVIDSAAEQIFMAGFTKTYVWIGLSDREEEGTWKWVDGSPLNVTNWDNNQPDNGAGYYGEEDCAHISSYTNSWNDLSCNTSLPWICEKEAMKNL, encoded by the exons ATGGAGGAAACTGTAAAACATCTAACCCCAAGATCATCGAGTAAACCAGAAG GTCCATGGAGTTCAGAGAGATTTCCCCGAGCTGCTGTTCTCGGtctgaagctgctgaatgttTTCGTGCTGGCTGTTGTCATCGGACTCACGGTCTACT GCCATTACTTAATAGCTGGTTTAGCTGATCTCTCCAGTGTCAAAGCAAACCTGACTGAGCGTCTCCAGGCCTGCGATCAGCAGCTGTCCTCCGTGTCTGAAGAGAGAGACCGACTGAAGGCCAGCCTCACTGAAAAGACCAAAGAGGTGGACAGGCTTCAGAGATTGTCCAATCAGA TGGTAGGCCCCTGGGAGAACGGCAAACaggactgcagagagagaggagcagaccTGGTGGTCATAGACAGTGCTGcagaacag atatttatggcTGGGTTTACCAAGACATATGTATGGATTGGTCTGAGtgacagagaagaggaggggaccTGGAAATGGGTGGATGGATCTCCACTGAATGTGAC GAACTGGGATAACAATCAGCCTGATAATGGAGCAGGATATTATGGTGAAGAGGACTGTGCACATATCAGTTCTTATACCAATAGTTGGAACGACCTGTCCTGTAATACCTCTCTGCCTTGGATTTGTGAGAAAGAAGCGATGAAGAACCTTTGA
- the LOC134867429 gene encoding uncharacterized protein LOC134867429 isoform X1, protein MSGHLFPQNLWDLITKAFSTFMVIVVFLTLQYILDMDFECSCSHTTVIHSNDVLYMMAPPVILTWAVYMIESLQQREFVRRGQIFVCSKYCRSFVSLLYRYVSLNVLWGASVLVNGDWYFCLMTNINESQVGIPCKEKLDDVERLLKAHYKSHSMEIGYYVIGGLILFWSVVELIACCCGKNKMNYCPGFRKFNTPFYKMVYKVSLEEEVRRYLQMELKNIAIQRAKALCEPALVNIRNEEIKSNRTSDKKEIQENALKAWWKISDFHFVFTELEQSLSDQETQISNQEHSSGGTNSADSNQNIHQEALTRLTPKTRNIHQEALTRLTPQTRNIHQEALTRLTPKTRNIHQEARSWLTPQTRNIHQEARSWLTPQTRNIHQEARSWLTPQTRNIHQEARSWLTPQTRNIHQEALTRLTPKTRNIHQEALTRLTPQTRNHYQEARSWLTPQTRNHYQEAWSWLIKHLEDQGKELN, encoded by the exons ATGTCTGGTCATCTTTTTCCTCAGAACCTTTGGGATCTGATAACTAAAGCTTTCAGTACTTTCATGGTCATAGTTGTCTTTTTGACCCTGCAGTACATACTAGACATGGATTTTGAATGCTCATGCAGCCACACTACAGTTATCCATAGTAACGATGTACTGTACATGATGGCGCCTCCTGTGATCCTCACCTGGGCTGTCTACATGATTGAGTCTCTCCAACAAAGGGAGTTTGTTCGACGAGGGCAAATCTTTGTTTGCAGCAAGTACTGCAGATCTTTTGTTAGCCTGCTGTATAGATACGTCAGTCTGAACGTTTTATGGGGAGCTTCTGTTCTAGTTAATGGAGATTGGTACTTTTGCCTGATGACAAACATCAATGAATCTCAGGTTGGAATTCCTTGCAAAGAAAAGCTTGACGATGTCGAGAGACTCCTTAAAGCCCACTATAAGTCACATTCTATG GAAATTGGCTATTATGTAATTGGTGGTCTGATTCTTTTTTGGAGTGTTGTTGAATTGATTGCATGCTGTTGtggaaaaaacaagatgaactACTGCCCTGGCTTCAGGAAGTTTAACACGCCTTTCTACAAAATGGTTTATAAAGTTAGCCTGGAAGAGGAAGTAAGAAGGTATTTGCAGATGGAGCTAAAAAATATAGCAATACAAAGAGCAAAAGCACTCTGTGAACCCGCACTTGTCAATATTAGGAATGAAGAGATTAAATCTAATAGAACAAGTGATAAAAAAGAGATCCAGGAAAATGCTTTAAAAGCCTGGTGGAAGATATCAGACTTCCATTTCGTCTTCACTGAACTTGAACAATCGCTTTCAGATCAAGAAACACAGATCTCAAACCAGGAACATTCATCAGGAGGCACTAACTCGGCTGACTCCAACCAGAACATTCATCAGGAGGCACTAACTCGGCTGACTCCTAAAACCAGGAACATTCATCAGGAGGCACTAACTCGGCTGACTCCTCAAACCAGGAACATTCATCAGGAGGCACTAACTCGGCTGACTCCAAAAACCAGGAACATTCATCAGGAGGCACGGAGTTGGCTGACTCCTCAAACCAGGAACATTCATCAGGAGGCACGGAGTTGGCTGACTCCTCAAACCAGGAACATTCATCAGGAGGCACGGAGTTGGTTGACTCCTCAAACCAGGAACATTCATCAGGAGGCACGGAGTTGGTTGACTCCTCAAACCAGGAACATTCATCAGGAGGCACTAACTCGGCTGACTCCAAAAACCAGGAACATTCATCAGGAGGCACTAACTCGGCTGACTCCTCAAACCAGGAACCATTACCAGGAAGCACGGAGTTGGCTGACTCCTCAAACCAGGAACCATTACCAGGAAGCATGGAGTTGGTTGATCAAACACCTTGAAGATCAAGGGAAGGAACTTAACTGA